In a genomic window of Onychostoma macrolepis isolate SWU-2019 chromosome 08, ASM1243209v1, whole genome shotgun sequence:
- the zgc:194990 gene encoding butyrophilin subfamily 2 member A1 — MMKDCLQFLIEPAKKLKFRLKETRKRVKHVKKEPLTESQLFIMELARELNRICQRSDILAYIWTGEDVWPPHACREFIVETANILEMKENTETPMQVYADLHPEKRDWKSQLLSMLEQGGECDMGPYKRIIMDWTRGQRNRHPHGIWPGEAVLMMLDDVELQWKRGHLSHLQSAVELLIGVVLGEHLDKELIPRLWLGQKQKTQKIDCTGYIPHIVWNWVCDAAVEVTLDPETANPALVLSEDCKRMQCGLERREVPHSLRRFDGWWCCLGSEGFSSGRRYWEVEVGDRDWRLGVAKESALCKGYRPLNTQSGYLTLRLERGSELKALTTPPTPLPQSLIPRRVGVYLDYEEGQLSFYDTQKRAHIYTYSERFTEKLYPVFGTVEMVREMVIRPADLRERCLCKGQCLFC; from the exons ATGATGAAAGATTGCCTTCAGTTCCTCATTGAGCCAGCCAAGAAGCTCAAGTTTCGTCTGAAG GAGACGCGGAAGAGAGTGAAACACGTGAAGAAGGAGCCGTTAACAGAGAGTCAGCTGTTTATAATGGAGCTCGCGCGAGAACTCAACAGGATCTGTCAG AGGTCAGATATTCTGGCTTACATCTGGACCGGAGAGGACGTATGGCCTCCACACGCCTGTCGAGAGTTCATTGTGGAGACCGCCAACATCCTGGAGATGAAG GAAAATACTGAGACGCCTATGCAAGTTTATGCTGATCTGCATCCAGAAAAGCGGGACTGGAAGAGTCAGTTACTGAGCATGCTGGAGCAGGGAGGAGAATGTGACATGGGCCCGTACAAAAGGATCATTATGGACTGGACCAGAGGACAGCGCAACAGACACCCG CACGGTATCTGGCCGGGTGAGGCGGTGTTGATGATGCTGGATGACGTGGAGTTGCAGTGGAAGCGGGGTCACCTGTCACACCTGCAGTCTGCTGTGGAGCTGCTCATAGGGGTTGTGCTTGGGGAACATCTGGACAAG GAGCTCATTCCAAGACTGTGGCTgggacaaaaacaaaagacCCAGAAGATCG ATTGCACAGGCTACATTCCACACATAG TGTGGAACTGGGTATGTGATGCTGCAG TGGAGGTGACTCTTGACCCAGAGACGGCTAACCCTGCTCTGGTTCTGTCTGAGGACTGCAAGCGCATGCAGTGCGGTCTGGAGCGTCGTGAGGTTCCCCACAGCCTGCGGCGCTTCGACGGCTGGTGGTGCTGTCTCGGCTCTGAAGGCTTCTCGTCAGGACGCCGGTACTGGGAGGTAGAAGTGGGCGACCGTGATTGGCGTCTCGGGGTGGCCAAAGAATCAGCTCTCTGCAAAGGCTACAGACCGCTGAACACCCAGAGCGGATACCTGACCCTCAGGCTGGAGCGGGGCTCCGAGCTCAAGGCCTTGACCACACCACCCACACCCCTTCCCCAGTCACTCATCCCGCGGAGGGTGGgggtctatctggactatgagGAGGGGCAGCTATCCTTCTATGACACCCAGAAGCGTGCACACATCTACACATACAGCGAGAGGTTCACAGAGAAGCTTTACCCGGTGTTTGGGACGGTGGAGATGGTGCGTGAGATGGTGATCAGGCCTGCAGACCTGAGGGAGCGATGTCTCTGTAAGGGACAATGTCTGTTCTGCTAA